The Paenibacillus uliginis N3/975 genome has a window encoding:
- the pstA gene encoding phosphate ABC transporter permease PstA, giving the protein MESMNLGETKGITRRRRGDRTLHLVFLICTSIGIVALMALIVTILMDGLHRLSPELFTNYPSRIAAKAGMKSPIVGTVYLLLLMAPLSFILGVGAAIFLEEYAGKSRWVRLIQLNISTLAGVPSIIYGILGLAIFVRGMGLGRSLLSGVLTMTLLVLPIIIVSSQEALRAVPKNRRDASYALGATKWQTVSKSVLPSAMPGIMTGVILALSRAIGETAPLIMIGALTYVAFLPENLLDSFTVMPIQIFNWISRPSAEFHELAASGIILLLIMLFIMNLLAIWLRNKYQKNT; this is encoded by the coding sequence ATGGAATCAATGAATCTGGGCGAAACCAAAGGCATAACCCGGAGACGCCGCGGCGACCGCACCCTGCACCTTGTTTTTCTGATCTGTACAAGTATCGGAATTGTGGCATTGATGGCATTAATCGTGACGATTTTGATGGACGGTCTTCACAGACTTTCGCCAGAACTATTCACAAATTATCCATCACGTATTGCAGCAAAGGCAGGGATGAAATCGCCTATAGTTGGCACGGTTTACTTGCTCTTGCTCATGGCTCCACTGTCATTTATTCTTGGTGTTGGGGCTGCGATATTTCTGGAGGAGTACGCCGGGAAAAGCCGCTGGGTGCGTCTCATTCAGCTAAATATCAGTACGCTTGCAGGCGTTCCTTCTATTATATATGGTATTCTCGGCCTCGCGATTTTCGTCCGCGGTATGGGTCTTGGACGAAGCTTGCTGTCTGGGGTATTGACCATGACATTGCTTGTCTTGCCGATTATTATTGTTTCCTCTCAAGAGGCGCTCCGGGCAGTGCCGAAGAACCGGCGTGATGCATCCTATGCTCTTGGAGCGACGAAGTGGCAGACGGTTTCCAAGTCGGTATTGCCATCCGCCATGCCTGGTATTATGACAGGGGTTATATTGGCATTGTCCCGCGCAATCGGGGAAACGGCACCGCTCATTATGATCGGGGCTCTCACCTATGTAGCCTTTTTGCCAGAAAATCTGCTGGATTCATTCACGGTAATGCCGATTCAAATTTTTAACTGGATATCGAGACCGAGTGCGGAGTTCCATGAACTAGCTGCCTCAGGTATTATTTTGCTGCTGATTATGCTGTTCATTATGAACCTGCTCGCTATCTGGCTGCGGAACAAATATCAGAAGAACACCTAA